Proteins encoded by one window of Candidatus Neomarinimicrobiota bacterium:
- a CDS encoding rRNA pseudouridine synthase, translating into MRLNQYLSKAGAASRRKSDVLISEGRVKVNGELVQEFGFQVDDKTDFVTLDDFPVKVISENRYYILNKPSGTISAVSDDRGRVTIIDMIKNPEGLHPVGRLDYNTTGVIFITNDGELTNNLTHPSRGIERVYEARLSRKFEKKDVKIIRKGVRLEDGVAKVQNLISTGGKNVTLTLTEGKNREVKRIFEAMGYRVKRLHRSSFAGLSDRGLKIGQYRDLTKNELKSVREKIKWT; encoded by the coding sequence TTGAGATTGAACCAATATCTTTCAAAAGCCGGAGCTGCATCCCGTAGAAAGAGCGATGTCCTGATTTCCGAAGGCAGGGTTAAAGTAAACGGTGAATTAGTTCAGGAGTTCGGATTCCAGGTGGACGATAAAACCGATTTCGTTACGTTAGACGATTTCCCCGTAAAAGTCATAAGTGAAAACAGATATTATATACTGAATAAACCGTCAGGAACTATAAGCGCGGTTTCCGACGATAGAGGAAGAGTAACGATAATTGATATGATAAAAAATCCCGAAGGTCTTCATCCTGTGGGAAGGCTCGATTACAATACTACGGGGGTAATATTCATCACAAATGACGGAGAATTGACTAATAATCTCACACATCCCTCACGCGGAATTGAAAGGGTATATGAAGCGCGGTTAAGTCGTAAATTCGAAAAGAAAGATGTGAAAATAATCAGGAAGGGCGTAAGGCTTGAGGATGGAGTGGCAAAAGTGCAGAATCTGATTTCAACCGGAGGCAAGAATGTTACGCTCACGCTTACTGAAGGAAAAAACAGAGAGGTAAAAAGGATTTTTGAGGCTATGGGCTATCGGGTTAAGAGATTACACAGAAGCAGCTTTGCGGGATTGAGTGACAGAGGATTAAAAATCGGACAATATCGGGATTTAACTAAAAATGAACTTAAATCGGTCAGGGAAAAGATAAAGTGGACATAA
- a CDS encoding HNH endonuclease encodes MNTQVLLLNQSYEPLQICNMRRAIILIFLGKAHSVEQFDDEIRSVSYSIKMPAVIRIYSYINLPRNSIVLTRKNILKRDSLSCQYCGTKSSPLTVDHIIPKVKGGKDSWENLTTACVSCNNKKGNRTLREANLKLLSKPRVPSRITFIQRFVRTPIKEWRPYLFMD; translated from the coding sequence ATGAACACACAGGTATTATTGCTTAACCAGAGTTATGAGCCGCTGCAAATTTGTAATATGCGGCGGGCGATAATTCTTATTTTTCTCGGAAAGGCGCATTCAGTTGAACAATTTGATGATGAGATAAGGTCAGTTTCCTATTCAATTAAAATGCCGGCGGTGATTAGAATTTACAGCTATATCAATCTGCCGCGAAACAGTATTGTGCTGACTCGAAAAAATATACTTAAAAGAGATTCTCTATCCTGCCAATACTGCGGGACAAAGAGTTCTCCCTTAACTGTAGACCATATTATTCCTAAAGTAAAAGGCGGTAAAGACAGTTGGGAAAATCTCACCACAGCGTGCGTATCGTGCAACAATAAAAAGGGAAATCGTACACTTCGGGAAGCCAATCTTAAATTACTTTCGAAACCGAGAGTGCCGAGCAGAATAACATTTATTCAGCGGTTCGTACGTACGCCAATAAAGGAGTGGCGTCCCTATCTATTTATGGATTGA
- a CDS encoding segregation/condensation protein A, translated as MVTPLLVDQYRVTLPAFEGPLDLLLFLIKRDELDIYDIPISKITEDFLNYLTLMKTLNLQLAGDFLVIAATLMRIKARMLLPAAPVDDEEEMEDPRQELVDMLIEYKRFKEAAGELSDIEEGRIKMFPRVQSMEEVYGGPTLEDSLKDVTLYDLLETVRKVLSEMPVTTTHEVETLDVTIEEQMGVIEGFFGEKTEFSFMELAKSLTHKVVVVLTFLALLELMRSNKVTVTQESFGGEIIIRKTTHEK; from the coding sequence TTGGTCACACCTCTATTAGTTGATCAATACAGGGTTACCCTGCCTGCGTTTGAGGGTCCGTTGGACCTTCTCCTCTTTTTGATAAAGAGGGATGAACTCGATATTTACGATATTCCAATTTCAAAAATCACCGAGGATTTTCTCAATTACCTGACTCTTATGAAAACGTTAAACCTCCAGCTTGCCGGAGATTTTCTCGTGATAGCCGCCACTCTTATGCGGATTAAAGCAAGGATGCTCCTTCCCGCAGCGCCTGTGGATGATGAAGAGGAAATGGAAGACCCGAGGCAGGAACTCGTGGATATGCTTATTGAATATAAGCGGTTTAAAGAAGCCGCAGGCGAACTGAGCGATATAGAGGAAGGCAGAATAAAAATGTTTCCCAGAGTTCAAAGTATGGAGGAAGTATACGGCGGGCCCACCTTAGAGGATTCATTAAAAGACGTAACACTTTATGACCTGCTGGAAACAGTTAGAAAAGTCCTTTCCGAAATGCCTGTAACGACTACGCACGAAGTGGAAACTTTAGATGTCACCATCGAAGAACAAATGGGTGTCATAGAGGGATTTTTCGGAGAAAAAACAGAGTTTTCTTTTATGGAGTTGGCAAAAAGCTTAACTCACAAGGTGGTTGTTGTATTAACTTTTTTAGCGCTGTTGGAATTGATGAGATCAAATAAGGTGACGGTCACGCAAGAAAGCTTCGGAGGGGAAATCATCATAAGGAAAACGACTCATGAAAAGTAA
- the scpB gene encoding SMC-Scp complex subunit ScpB gives MKSNGSSVDRIIEAIIFASPEPVSLSRIRECIEGGEELDVDATVDKLNNIYIESGRSFQITKVAGGYQMITLPEYEQWVRRIFVGRGRLRLSSQALETLSIIAYRQPVSKPTMESIRGISSDGVIKTLLERNLINIKGRENSPGRPILYGTTSEFLRYFGLNHLKDLPELKEIEEILGASES, from the coding sequence ATGAAAAGTAACGGAAGTTCGGTTGACAGAATAATCGAAGCTATTATTTTCGCTTCCCCGGAACCCGTAAGTTTGTCACGGATTCGGGAGTGCATCGAAGGCGGAGAAGAATTGGATGTTGACGCAACAGTAGATAAATTGAATAATATATACATAGAAAGCGGCAGATCCTTTCAGATAACAAAAGTTGCCGGCGGTTACCAGATGATTACCCTGCCCGAATATGAGCAGTGGGTCAGAAGGATATTTGTGGGAAGAGGGCGACTCCGGTTATCGTCTCAAGCATTGGAAACACTGTCGATTATAGCTTACAGGCAGCCGGTAAGCAAGCCTACTATGGAATCAATACGGGGTATCAGCAGCGATGGAGTAATAAAAACGCTTCTCGAAAGGAACCTTATAAATATAAAGGGAAGAGAAAATTCTCCCGGAAGACCGATACTATACGGTACTACATCCGAGTTCCTGCGGTATTTCGGCTTGAACCACTTAAAAGATTTACCCGAGCTTAAAGAGATTGAAGAAATATTGGGAGCTTCCGAAAGTTGA
- the trpS gene encoding tryptophan--tRNA ligase, whose amino-acid sequence MSPDGKRILSGMQPTGKLHLGNLVGALENWVELQNSGYNNFHMVADWHSLTTDYNSSGDLNEITTQVVLDWLSAGIDPEKSVIFVQSHIKEHAELNLLLSMLITVPRLERNPTLKERVRDTNSDDNLSFGHLGYPVLQAADILIYRANLVPVGEDQLPHIEITRELARKFNSTYGNVFPVPEGKLTEFSRLPGLDNKKMSKSVGNTILMSDDSAALTKKVMSMITDPEKIYKDSKGHPDICPVFAYHNIFNKDDVAQIRPDCEAGTLGCVDCKTNLAKKLNSYLDPLRERRAEYESKPDAIRDIIHEGDLKAKKEASETMSAVYEAMKFGHTSIS is encoded by the coding sequence ATGTCACCTGATGGGAAGCGTATTCTCAGCGGGATGCAACCCACAGGCAAATTACACCTTGGGAATCTCGTGGGAGCTCTTGAAAACTGGGTCGAACTTCAGAATTCAGGATATAATAATTTTCATATGGTCGCTGATTGGCATTCCCTCACTACAGATTATAATTCAAGCGGCGATCTGAATGAGATAACAACCCAAGTAGTATTGGATTGGCTTTCAGCGGGGATCGACCCGGAAAAAAGTGTCATATTCGTTCAGTCACATATAAAAGAACACGCCGAATTGAACCTCCTGCTTTCAATGCTTATCACCGTCCCTCGCCTTGAACGAAATCCAACGCTCAAAGAACGCGTGCGGGATACGAACAGTGATGATAATTTGTCGTTCGGGCATCTTGGCTATCCAGTATTGCAGGCTGCGGATATACTTATTTACAGAGCCAACCTTGTGCCTGTAGGCGAAGATCAGCTGCCTCATATCGAAATCACGAGGGAATTGGCGCGAAAATTCAACAGCACATATGGAAACGTATTCCCGGTGCCTGAAGGGAAGTTGACCGAATTCAGCCGTCTGCCGGGGCTTGATAATAAAAAGATGAGCAAATCCGTGGGCAACACAATTCTGATGTCGGACGATAGCGCCGCTTTAACGAAAAAAGTAATGAGTATGATCACCGACCCCGAAAAAATTTATAAAGACAGCAAAGGACATCCCGATATATGTCCTGTGTTCGCGTATCATAATATATTTAATAAAGATGATGTAGCGCAAATTCGCCCGGATTGTGAAGCGGGGACCTTGGGCTGTGTAGATTGTAAAACAAATCTTGCTAAGAAATTAAACAGCTACCTCGACCCTCTAAGAGAACGAAGGGCGGAATATGAATCTAAACCTGATGCAATTCGGGATATAATACACGAAGGTGATTTAAAAGCAAAAAAAGAGGCATCGGAAACGATGTCCGCAGTTTACGAGGCAATGAAATTTGGTCACACCTCTATTAGTTGA